The following proteins come from a genomic window of Pseudomonas syringae:
- a CDS encoding SDR family oxidoreductase, with protein sequence MPIALITGCSSGIGRALADAFKAAGYEVWATARKAEDVAALSAGGFIAVQLDVNDGVALAQLAARLEHGGLDVLINNAGYGAMGPLLDGGVEALQRQFETNVFSIVGVTRALFPALRRNKGRVVNIGSVSGVLVTPFAGAYCASKAAVHALSDALRMELAPFGVQVMEVQPGAIASSFAKNASHEAEQLISEQSPWWPIREGIRARAKASLDNPTPAAVLARELLKAVQHANPPRQLRIGNGSRILPLMAWLLPKGLLEKGLRRRFGLDTDL encoded by the coding sequence ATGCCTATTGCTCTTATAACCGGCTGCTCCAGCGGAATAGGCCGCGCCCTGGCCGATGCATTCAAGGCCGCTGGGTATGAAGTCTGGGCCACTGCGCGCAAGGCGGAAGACGTCGCGGCACTCAGCGCTGGCGGTTTTATTGCCGTGCAACTGGACGTCAACGATGGTGTGGCCTTGGCGCAACTGGCAGCCAGACTGGAACACGGCGGGCTGGATGTGTTGATCAACAACGCAGGTTACGGCGCAATGGGCCCGCTGCTGGACGGTGGTGTGGAGGCGTTGCAGCGGCAGTTTGAAACCAACGTCTTCTCGATTGTCGGTGTTACCCGGGCCCTGTTCCCGGCACTGCGGCGCAACAAAGGGCGGGTGGTGAACATTGGCAGCGTTTCGGGTGTTCTGGTCACCCCGTTCGCGGGCGCTTATTGCGCGTCCAAGGCCGCCGTTCACGCCCTGAGTGATGCCCTGCGTATGGAGCTGGCGCCGTTCGGCGTGCAAGTGATGGAAGTGCAACCGGGCGCGATTGCATCCAGCTTCGCAAAAAACGCCAGTCACGAAGCCGAACAGTTAATCAGTGAGCAGTCGCCCTGGTGGCCGATCCGTGAAGGCATCCGCGCACGTGCCAAAGCGTCGCTGGATAACCCGACACCCGCCGCCGTTCTGGCCCGCGAACTGCTCAAAGCCGTGCAACACGCCAACCCTCCACGCCAGCTGCGCATAGGCAACGGCTCGCGCATCCTGCCGCTGATGGCGTGGCTGTTGCCCAAGGGGCTGCTGGAGAAAGGCTTGAGAAGGCGCTTTGGGCTGGATACTGATCTGTAG
- a CDS encoding RHS repeat domain-containing protein translates to MVESLFILHQYTPALQSVDPRGLSVASILLCRSSIDHEPEMRISRASFDVAGRLVSRWDPRLWADHAPANLTSIHSLSGQVLAIDSVDAGRRVSLAGEAGQVLEAWDARGVARRTGYDALLRPTEVFEDEHCVERLLYGGPDSTDHNQCGQLIRHDDPAGTRLDDEYGLSGSVISQTRRFLQNLDEPDWPESLTGRDALLEPGEGATTRWRYNPLNETLRQTDALGNVQFLDYTVAGQLKSSRLQLDGQAEKVLVSSIQYDAQQRVMSETAGNGVMSTARYDTEDGRLLALNATRSNGQLLQDLRYDYDPVGNVMRIDDLALPAISKGQRIDSVSTYQYDTLYQLIEATGREWAVVNHGPVLPGFQSPADPSKLADYTQTYRYDAGGNLQQLTHTGTQSHSRTLVTARYSNRSLPVIDDHIPDEAQIAAAFDVNGNLLALQAGQNLSWDRRNQLQQVRPVVRDNGMDDSERYSYDASGQRLRKVRTTQAKSITHTADVRYLPGLEVRTDTATGETLHVVVAQAGRNNVRVLHWASGKPDALENDQTRYTLNDHLGSSTLELDGQAQRVSQEMYYPFGGTSWWAGRNAIEASYKTVRYSGKERDATGLYYYGLRYYAPWLQRWINPDPAGAVEGVNLYRMVRNNPLSRRDSLGCNSYDVLNEQEMMWRNNGGTFVARGLDNFPSQHKEIVRSSIFLGKQWLSSASRHLQEKPLHRYTELVMGATFGQDWADSDNDPSGLIASLQERLTEVDKVLGPLENSESWRLQLVEGDGDDFNGMTLKTPAQGKMIWLNKTYLESSHSVGIAKTMVHESSHAVPVRGAGSYTRDFWYMSSLLANTASSEDVEDYMEIHVNRSKLINAQAPVEEGMTPSDRIEYQNLMDKMLTAGQLPKSIDAKERSEIFVEDPAVRQSIVLRNADSLAAFALQFHRPR, encoded by the coding sequence ATGGTCGAAAGCTTATTCATTCTGCATCAGTACACGCCTGCGCTACAGTCAGTGGACCCGCGCGGGTTGTCTGTGGCGTCGATTCTGCTGTGTCGTTCGAGCATCGACCACGAGCCGGAAATGCGCATCAGCCGGGCGTCATTCGACGTTGCCGGGCGACTGGTCAGCCGTTGGGACCCGCGCCTGTGGGCTGATCACGCTCCCGCCAACCTCACCTCAATCCATTCGCTCAGCGGTCAGGTGCTGGCCATTGACAGCGTCGATGCTGGCCGGCGAGTGTCGTTAGCGGGGGAGGCCGGGCAGGTGCTGGAGGCCTGGGACGCTCGGGGCGTTGCGCGACGTACCGGGTACGACGCGTTGCTCAGGCCCACCGAGGTTTTTGAAGATGAGCACTGCGTCGAACGTCTTCTCTATGGCGGCCCTGATTCGACTGATCACAACCAGTGTGGTCAGTTGATTCGTCATGACGATCCGGCAGGCACGCGGCTTGACGATGAGTACGGTCTTTCCGGAAGTGTGATCAGTCAAACGCGGCGCTTCCTGCAAAACCTCGACGAGCCTGACTGGCCCGAGTCGTTGACCGGGCGCGATGCCTTGCTGGAGCCTGGCGAAGGGGCGACTACTCGCTGGCGCTACAACCCCTTGAACGAAACCCTCCGGCAGACTGATGCGCTGGGCAATGTTCAGTTTCTGGATTACACCGTTGCGGGGCAGTTGAAAAGCAGTCGTTTACAGCTGGATGGTCAGGCTGAAAAAGTACTGGTCAGTTCCATTCAGTACGACGCGCAACAGCGGGTTATGTCGGAAACGGCGGGTAACGGAGTGATGAGCACTGCGCGGTATGACACTGAAGACGGCCGTTTGCTGGCGCTGAATGCCACGCGTAGTAATGGGCAACTGTTGCAGGATTTGCGTTACGACTACGACCCGGTCGGTAATGTGATGCGTATCGACGATCTTGCTCTGCCAGCCATCTCCAAAGGTCAGCGCATCGACTCGGTTTCGACCTATCAATACGACACGCTTTATCAACTGATCGAAGCCACGGGCAGGGAATGGGCAGTCGTTAACCACGGCCCGGTGCTGCCTGGTTTCCAGAGTCCTGCCGATCCTTCGAAGCTGGCTGATTACACACAGACCTATCGCTACGACGCGGGCGGCAACCTGCAGCAGCTTACCCATACAGGCACGCAGTCCCATTCGCGTACGCTGGTCACCGCGCGTTACAGCAACCGCAGTCTGCCGGTGATTGATGACCACATACCTGACGAAGCACAAATCGCCGCTGCCTTCGACGTCAACGGTAATCTGCTTGCCTTGCAAGCCGGACAAAACCTGAGCTGGGATCGACGCAACCAGTTGCAGCAAGTGCGCCCCGTCGTTCGCGACAACGGCATGGACGACAGCGAACGCTACAGTTACGACGCCAGCGGTCAGCGTCTGCGCAAGGTGCGCACCACGCAGGCTAAAAGCATTACTCATACTGCCGACGTGCGTTACCTGCCCGGTCTTGAAGTCCGTACCGATACTGCCACTGGCGAAACCCTGCACGTTGTTGTGGCCCAGGCCGGGCGCAATAACGTGCGCGTGCTGCATTGGGCGTCTGGAAAGCCCGACGCACTTGAAAATGATCAGACTCGCTACACATTGAACGACCACCTGGGCTCTAGCACGCTGGAACTGGACGGGCAGGCGCAGCGTGTCAGCCAGGAAATGTATTACCCGTTTGGTGGCACATCATGGTGGGCAGGTCGCAATGCGATCGAAGCGAGCTACAAGACCGTGCGTTATTCGGGCAAAGAGCGCGATGCGACGGGGCTTTATTATTACGGGTTGCGGTATTACGCACCGTGGTTGCAGCGGTGGATCAATCCTGATCCGGCGGGAGCCGTGGAGGGTGTGAACTTATACCGTATGGTTAGAAACAATCCGCTGAGTAGGCGCGATAGTTTAGGTTGCAATAGTTATGACGTTTTAAATGAACAAGAAATGATGTGGCGTAACAACGGTGGAACGTTTGTGGCGCGTGGATTGGATAACTTTCCGAGCCAACATAAAGAGATCGTCAGGTCATCAATTTTTTTGGGAAAACAATGGTTGTCCAGTGCGTCAAGGCATTTACAAGAGAAGCCTCTTCACCGCTATACGGAATTAGTGATGGGCGCTACCTTTGGGCAAGACTGGGCAGATAGTGATAACGACCCGTCAGGGCTGATAGCTTCTCTGCAGGAACGGTTGACGGAGGTGGATAAAGTTTTGGGACCGTTGGAAAACTCTGAGAGTTGGAGATTACAGTTGGTCGAAGGTGATGGTGATGACTTTAATGGCATGACGTTAAAAACCCCTGCTCAGGGAAAAATGATCTGGTTAAATAAAACCTATTTAGAAAGCTCTCACAGTGTAGGAATTGCTAAAACCATGGTGCATGAAAGCTCTCACGCTGTTCCAGTGCGGGGCGCTGGTTCCTACACCCGTGACTTTTGGTATATGTCATCACTCTTGGCAAATACGGCATCCAGTGAGGATGTCGAAGATTACATGGAAATACACGTTAATCGATCTAAATTAATAAACGCTCAGGCACCCGTTGAAGAAGGGATGACGCCTTCTGACAGAATAGAATATCAAAATCTGATGGATAAAATGCTGACGGCTGGCCAGTTGCCAAAGTCAATAGATGCTAAGGAACGCTCGGAAATATTCGTCGAAGATCCCGCTGTGAGGCAGTCTATAGTCTTGAGAAACGCCGACTCACTTGCGGCGTTTGCCTTACAGTTTCATAGACCGCGCTGA